From the genome of Nocardia sp. NBC_01503, one region includes:
- a CDS encoding molybdopterin-dependent oxidoreductase, whose protein sequence is MSQREIPTYCRICEPLCGLIATVEDGKLVRLRADKEHPLSKGNACPKGIAFTEIQNDPDRVLYPLRRTPDGFERVTWDEALDDIGARLRALIAAHGRESLGWYFGNPSSFSYSHTLWLVGFQLAAGLRHVYSAGSQDINNRFVASELLYGSLTSVPVPDLDRTDFLLMLGANPVVSHGSAMSVPRIREKLMAITKRGGRVVVVDPRRTETAHLFEHVGVRPDGDAWLLASMLQVIFAEGLEDAPALRAQAAGVRELRAAVERFTPESTAVVTGLEPDVVRTLARDLARANSAAVYGRTGTCLGRHATLVAFLIDALAVVTGNLDTPGGSVFGKELVAVSQLNARLGLIKYGKNRSRIGDFPDVLGTFPAAIMAKEITTPGPGQLRALFTSAGNPVSSVPNGRELSTALAQLDLYVSIDLYRNDSNSTADYILPATTFLERDDIPLPFTALAPTPYTQYTERVLEPYGEAREEWRIIDAIATRIGVQPFVIGPKAAGRLLSRLRGLPGGRSARPTPPLLVDLALRTGPYGDRFGLRPGGLSLKMLRRHPHGVVLADSITAGVLREVVQHKDKRVHLAPDEIRTALRDLNAAPVDPSYPLRLIGMRELKSHNSWMHNSELLMRGDRVQAARINPKDAAVAGISDGSRCRVTSANGSIELTARLTEDMTEGAVAIPHGWGHRGGWRRANAAGGVNPNELMSTDPADIEPLAGMSHLNGVPIRLDPVPQG, encoded by the coding sequence GTGAGCCAGCGTGAGATCCCCACGTACTGTCGAATCTGCGAACCGCTCTGCGGGCTGATCGCCACCGTCGAGGACGGGAAACTGGTGCGGCTGCGGGCGGACAAGGAGCATCCGCTCTCGAAAGGCAACGCGTGCCCGAAAGGTATCGCGTTCACCGAGATTCAGAATGATCCGGATCGGGTGCTGTATCCGTTGCGCCGCACGCCGGACGGATTCGAGCGGGTCACCTGGGACGAGGCCCTGGACGATATCGGCGCCCGGCTGCGCGCGCTCATCGCCGCTCACGGGCGGGAGAGCCTGGGCTGGTACTTCGGCAATCCGTCGTCGTTCTCGTACTCACATACGTTGTGGCTGGTGGGTTTTCAGCTCGCCGCCGGGCTGCGGCATGTGTACTCGGCCGGATCGCAGGACATCAACAATCGCTTCGTCGCGAGCGAACTGCTGTACGGGTCGTTGACCTCGGTGCCGGTCCCGGATCTGGACCGCACCGATTTCCTGCTCATGCTGGGCGCGAATCCCGTTGTGTCGCACGGTAGTGCGATGAGCGTGCCGCGAATTCGGGAGAAGCTCATGGCGATCACCAAGCGCGGCGGGCGCGTGGTGGTGGTCGATCCTCGGCGCACCGAGACCGCGCACCTGTTCGAGCATGTCGGCGTGCGGCCCGACGGTGACGCCTGGTTGCTCGCCAGCATGCTCCAGGTGATCTTCGCCGAGGGGCTCGAGGACGCGCCGGCGCTGCGCGCACAGGCCGCCGGTGTGCGCGAATTACGGGCTGCCGTCGAACGATTCACCCCGGAGTCGACCGCCGTGGTGACCGGCCTGGAACCCGATGTGGTGCGCACTCTGGCTCGTGACCTGGCGCGCGCGAACTCCGCCGCCGTCTACGGCCGCACCGGTACCTGCCTGGGCCGCCACGCCACGCTGGTGGCCTTCCTCATCGACGCACTGGCCGTTGTCACCGGAAATCTGGATACCCCCGGCGGCTCGGTCTTCGGTAAGGAGCTGGTGGCCGTCTCCCAGCTCAATGCCCGACTCGGTCTGATCAAATACGGTAAGAATCGCTCCCGCATAGGCGATTTCCCGGATGTGCTGGGCACCTTCCCCGCCGCGATCATGGCCAAGGAGATCACCACGCCTGGTCCCGGGCAGCTTCGCGCCCTGTTCACCTCGGCGGGCAATCCGGTCTCCTCGGTGCCCAACGGACGCGAGTTGTCCACCGCCCTGGCGCAACTGGACCTGTACGTCTCGATCGACCTGTACCGCAACGATTCCAACAGCACCGCCGACTACATCCTGCCCGCCACCACCTTCCTGGAGCGCGATGACATCCCGCTCCCGTTCACCGCGCTCGCGCCGACGCCGTACACCCAGTACACCGAGCGCGTTCTGGAGCCGTACGGTGAGGCGCGCGAGGAGTGGCGCATCATCGACGCCATCGCCACCCGAATCGGCGTGCAGCCCTTCGTGATCGGGCCCAAGGCGGCGGGCCGCCTACTGAGCCGCCTGCGCGGCCTCCCCGGTGGTCGCTCCGCGCGCCCCACCCCGCCCCTGCTGGTCGATCTGGCCCTGCGCACCGGCCCCTACGGTGATCGCTTCGGTCTGCGCCCCGGCGGCCTGAGCCTGAAGATGCTCCGCCGCCATCCGCACGGTGTGGTCCTGGCCGACTCCATCACCGCCGGTGTGCTGCGAGAAGTGGTGCAGCACAAGGACAAACGAGTCCACCTGGCTCCCGACGAAATCCGCACCGCACTCCGGGACCTGAACGCCGCTCCCGTCGACCCGTCCTACCCGCTGCGCCTGATCGGCATGCGCGAACTGAAGTCCCACAACTCCTGGATGCACAACTCCGAACTCCTGATGCGCGGCGACCGCGTCCAGGCGGCGCGCATCAATCCCAAAGACGCGGCGGTGGCGGGCATTTCCGACGGCTCCCGCTGCCGGGTGACCTCTGCCAACGGTTCGATAGAACTCACCGCCCGCCTGACCGAGGATATGACCGAAGGCGCGGTGGCCATCCCGCACGGCTGGGGCCACCGCGGCGGCTGGCGGCGGGCCAATGCCGCCGGTGGCGTGAATCCCAACGAACTCATGTCCACCGATCCGGCCGATATCGAACCCCTCGCGGGCATGTCCCACCTCAACGGCGTCCCGATCCGCCTGGACCCGGTACCGCAGGGCTGA
- the thiE gene encoding thiamine phosphate synthase — translation MQPSHVNRPATPRERLADARLYLCTDARRDKGDLAAFADAALAGGVDIIQLRDKGSAGEKEFGPLEAKAELGALAELKAAARRHGALVACNDRADIGLAAGVDVLHLGQGDLPPWYARTILGPEVVIGRSTHNRAQAGLAAIDEHIDYFCTGPVYATPTKPGRQPAGLDLVRSTAESLTARPWFAIGGIDDQRLPEVLAAGATRIVVVRAITEARDPESAARALKQRVLDNLAN, via the coding sequence GTGCAACCCTCCCACGTGAACCGGCCCGCCACCCCGCGCGAGCGATTGGCCGATGCGCGCCTGTACCTGTGCACCGATGCCCGCCGGGACAAGGGCGACCTCGCCGCCTTCGCCGACGCCGCCCTGGCCGGAGGCGTCGACATCATTCAATTGAGGGATAAGGGCTCGGCCGGTGAGAAGGAATTCGGACCGCTCGAGGCCAAGGCCGAACTCGGCGCTCTCGCCGAGTTGAAGGCCGCCGCACGCAGGCACGGGGCATTGGTGGCCTGTAATGATCGCGCCGATATCGGACTGGCCGCGGGTGTGGACGTACTGCATCTCGGCCAGGGCGATCTGCCGCCCTGGTACGCCCGCACCATCCTCGGCCCCGAGGTGGTGATCGGCCGATCCACGCACAATCGCGCACAGGCCGGGCTGGCCGCCATCGATGAGCACATCGACTACTTCTGCACCGGCCCCGTGTACGCCACCCCGACCAAGCCGGGGCGGCAGCCCGCGGGTCTGGATCTGGTGCGCTCCACCGCCGAATCGCTCACCGCCCGCCCCTGGTTCGCCATCGGCGGGATCGACGATCAGCGCCTGCCCGAGGTGCTCGCGGCCGGTGCGACCCGAATCGTGGTGGTACGGGCCATTACCGAGGCCCGCGATCCGGAATCGGCGGCGCGTGCGCTCAAGCAGCGGGTGCTGGACAACCTCGCCAACTGA
- the thiO gene encoding glycine oxidase ThiO, whose protein sequence is MRTLAVVGGGVIGLSVAWRAAEEGWTVTLFDPASGSGASWVAGGMLAPLSEGWPGESAALEFGAASLARWPDFAARLRALTGAELFTATRTLTVALDAADAADLRTIADWLDTQDVPFLLGDPGDAQDRLPILLDRAGVRAAEPGLARTVRAGLLCAAEPAVDNRALVTALRAACVAAGVEFRAVQVVSSESSSAAGERSTKSAQSLGELRHDRIVLAAGAATAELWPGLPVRPVKGEILRLRRRPSAPPPPQGVIRARVHGRPIYLVPRSDGIVLGATQYEQGFDTTVTVAGVRDLINDAEAILPGIGEYEFAEAIAGSRPGSPDNLPLIGYLDDRVIAATGHGRNGILDTPVTADAVLALLADTDLPQARAATPTRFGRDPRPLTPAESRRLAESLHRNPSPTPLPPGGAR, encoded by the coding sequence GTGCGGACCCTGGCCGTCGTGGGCGGCGGTGTGATCGGGCTTTCGGTGGCATGGCGTGCCGCCGAGGAAGGCTGGACGGTCACACTGTTCGATCCGGCGAGCGGATCGGGGGCCTCCTGGGTCGCGGGCGGCATGCTCGCGCCGCTGTCGGAGGGCTGGCCGGGGGAGTCGGCCGCCCTGGAGTTCGGCGCCGCCTCACTGGCGCGCTGGCCCGACTTCGCCGCCCGGCTGCGAGCGCTCACCGGTGCCGAACTCTTCACCGCCACCCGCACCCTCACCGTCGCCCTCGACGCTGCGGACGCCGCGGACCTGCGCACCATCGCGGACTGGTTGGACACCCAGGATGTGCCGTTCCTGCTCGGCGATCCCGGCGATGCTCAGGATCGGTTGCCGATCCTGCTGGATCGGGCCGGAGTGCGCGCCGCCGAACCCGGGCTGGCACGGACGGTCCGCGCCGGGCTGCTGTGCGCCGCGGAACCCGCGGTGGACAATCGTGCGCTGGTGACGGCACTGCGCGCGGCGTGCGTGGCCGCGGGTGTGGAATTCCGTGCCGTACAGGTGGTTTCGTCGGAGTCATCGAGCGCTGCCGGGGAACGGTCCACGAAATCCGCGCAAAGCCTGGGCGAGCTCCGGCACGATCGCATCGTGCTGGCGGCGGGCGCCGCCACCGCCGAATTGTGGCCCGGACTTCCCGTGCGGCCGGTGAAGGGCGAGATCCTGCGGCTGCGTCGGCGGCCGAGCGCGCCCCCGCCGCCGCAGGGCGTGATTCGTGCCCGGGTGCACGGCCGCCCCATCTACCTGGTCCCGCGCAGCGACGGAATCGTGCTCGGCGCAACCCAATACGAACAGGGCTTCGACACCACCGTCACCGTCGCCGGGGTACGCGACCTCATCAATGACGCGGAAGCCATCCTGCCCGGTATCGGCGAATACGAATTCGCCGAGGCCATCGCGGGTTCCAGACCGGGTTCCCCGGACAACCTGCCGTTGATCGGGTACCTCGACGATCGGGTGATCGCGGCAACGGGCCACGGCCGCAACGGAATTCTCGACACCCCGGTCACCGCGGACGCCGTACTGGCACTGCTCGCCGACACCGACCTCCCGCAGGCCCGGGCCGCCACCCCCACCCGCTTCGGCCGCGATCCGCGCCCCCTCACCCCCGCCGAGAGTCGCAGATTGGCCGAGAGCCTCCACCGAAACCCTTCCCCCACACCGCTTCCCCCCGGGGGAGCCCGATGA
- the thiS gene encoding sulfur carrier protein ThiS, which translates to MTAVPVGITVNGADHEFAEAPTVRQVLEQLNLPCQGVAVAVDGALFPKSRWDEPVGRGWELEVLTAVQGG; encoded by the coding sequence ATGACCGCAGTTCCCGTTGGTATCACCGTCAATGGTGCGGACCATGAATTCGCCGAGGCGCCGACGGTGCGTCAGGTGCTGGAGCAATTGAATCTGCCGTGTCAGGGTGTGGCGGTCGCGGTGGACGGTGCGCTGTTTCCGAAGTCGCGCTGGGATGAGCCGGTCGGGCGGGGCTGGGAGCTCGAGGTGCTGACGGCGGTGCAGGGTGGCTAG
- a CDS encoding thiazole synthase: protein MDPLVIAGREFGSRLIMGTGGADNLAVLEEALIASGTELTTVAMRRVDAAGGTGVLDLLKRLEIAPLPNTAGCRTAAEAVLTAQLGREALETDWVKLEVIADERTLLPDAIELVSAAEQLVDDGFTVLPYTTDDPVLARRLEDIGCAAVMPLGSPIGTGLGIGNPHNIEMIVAAAGVPVILDAGIGTASDAALAMELGCSAVLLATAVTRAREPVLMATAMANAVQAGWLARRAGRIPKRFWAQASSPAL from the coding sequence ATGGATCCGCTGGTGATCGCGGGTCGCGAGTTCGGTTCGCGGTTGATCATGGGCACCGGCGGGGCGGACAATCTGGCCGTGCTGGAGGAGGCGCTGATCGCCTCGGGCACCGAGCTGACCACGGTCGCCATGCGCCGGGTGGACGCCGCGGGCGGTACCGGTGTGCTGGATCTGTTGAAGCGCTTGGAGATCGCCCCGCTGCCCAATACCGCCGGTTGCCGCACCGCCGCCGAGGCCGTGCTCACCGCACAGCTGGGCCGCGAGGCGCTGGAAACCGATTGGGTGAAGCTGGAGGTCATCGCCGACGAGCGCACCCTGCTCCCGGATGCGATCGAATTGGTCAGCGCCGCAGAGCAATTGGTGGACGACGGCTTCACGGTACTGCCGTACACCACCGATGACCCGGTGCTGGCCCGTCGCCTCGAGGACATCGGCTGCGCCGCCGTCATGCCGCTGGGCTCGCCGATCGGCACCGGCCTCGGCATCGGAAATCCGCACAATATCGAGATGATCGTCGCCGCCGCCGGTGTCCCGGTCATCCTCGACGCGGGTATCGGCACCGCCAGCGACGCGGCCCTGGCCATGGAACTCGGCTGCTCCGCGGTGCTGCTCGCGACGGCTGTCACCCGGGCCCGCGAGCCCGTGCTGATGGCGACCGCCATGGCCAATGCCGTCCAGGCCGGTTGGCTGGCTCGTCGAGCGGGTCGTATCCCCAAGCGTTTCTGGGCGCAGGCTTCCTCCCCGGCTCTGTGA
- a CDS encoding ABC transporter ATP-binding protein, with protein MIELRGLTKHYGQTVAVSDLSFTVRPGLVTGFLGPNGAGKSTTMRMILGLDEPTAGTALIDGKPYRDLKRPLTEVGALLDAKWVHPNRSARAHLRWLAASNDIPAARVEEVLRLVGLSEVANKSAGGFSLGMSQRLGLAGALLGDPKVLLFDEPVNGLDPEGILWIRRFMQRLASEGRTVLVSSHLLSEMAQTAEHLIVIGRGQLMADTTTKDFIEKASEQSVRVRSPQLDQLRSLLTANGMTVREAGADADGAALVVAGVTSDVVGKLAGANDITLFELSPQRASLEEAFMQMTGSAVEYHGEGFDQVMGGAL; from the coding sequence ATGATCGAACTGAGGGGCCTGACCAAACACTACGGGCAGACCGTCGCGGTGTCGGATCTGTCGTTCACGGTGCGTCCGGGGTTGGTGACCGGCTTTCTCGGCCCGAATGGGGCGGGTAAGTCGACCACCATGCGGATGATCCTGGGGTTGGACGAACCGACCGCGGGGACCGCGCTCATCGACGGTAAGCCGTACCGCGATTTGAAGCGTCCGCTGACCGAGGTCGGCGCGCTACTCGATGCCAAGTGGGTGCATCCGAATCGCTCCGCGCGTGCACATCTGCGCTGGCTGGCGGCGTCCAATGACATTCCGGCCGCACGTGTGGAGGAGGTGCTGCGGCTGGTCGGCCTCTCCGAGGTTGCCAATAAGAGCGCGGGTGGTTTCTCGCTCGGTATGTCGCAGCGGCTGGGTCTGGCGGGTGCGCTGCTGGGCGATCCGAAGGTGCTGCTGTTCGACGAACCGGTGAACGGCCTTGATCCCGAGGGCATTCTGTGGATTCGCCGTTTCATGCAGCGGTTGGCGTCGGAGGGCCGTACGGTGCTGGTCTCCAGTCACCTGCTGTCGGAAATGGCCCAGACCGCAGAGCATTTGATCGTTATCGGCCGCGGTCAATTGATGGCCGACACCACCACCAAGGATTTCATCGAGAAGGCGTCGGAACAGTCTGTGCGCGTGCGCAGTCCGCAGCTGGATCAGTTGCGCAGTCTGCTCACCGCCAACGGTATGACGGTGCGCGAGGCGGGCGCGGATGCCGACGGCGCGGCCCTGGTGGTCGCCGGTGTCACCTCCGATGTGGTCGGAAAACTGGCCGGTGCCAATGACATAACGCTCTTCGAGCTGTCGCCGCAGCGGGCCTCGCTGGAGGAGGCGTTCATGCAGATGACCGGTAGTGCGGTGGAGTACCACGGCGAAGGCTTCGACCAGGTGATGGGAGGTGCGCTCTGA
- a CDS encoding ABC transporter permease, with amino-acid sequence MGVLAAERIKLTSTRSPWWCSAIIVLLGLGFAALVAAVNRSPKADTPPLHVTTVVGGVSGFGVLVLMILAALAVTSEYRFGTIRSTFLATPARDKVLLTKAVLIGAFGAILIGVLTLLAFVLAKVISGSAGGAELVLTNADNARAIYGVPIYAFLSVMLAVGVGVLVRQTAAAISLIILWPTVLESLLSAFGSFGRNVGAFMPFANAGHFYSASADAAGSNWHWGPWGSLVYFAVFVGIVFGAALLVVNKRDA; translated from the coding sequence ATGGGCGTGCTCGCAGCGGAACGAATCAAACTCACCTCGACCCGGTCGCCGTGGTGGTGCTCGGCAATCATCGTGCTGTTGGGTCTGGGCTTCGCGGCCTTGGTCGCGGCGGTGAATCGTTCACCGAAGGCCGATACCCCGCCCCTGCACGTGACCACCGTCGTGGGTGGTGTGAGCGGCTTCGGCGTACTGGTGCTGATGATCTTGGCGGCGCTCGCGGTAACGAGTGAATACCGCTTCGGAACCATTCGCAGCACATTTCTAGCAACCCCCGCCCGGGACAAGGTACTGCTCACCAAAGCGGTATTGATCGGAGCCTTCGGGGCGATCCTGATCGGCGTGCTGACCCTGCTGGCCTTCGTGCTGGCCAAGGTGATCAGCGGTTCGGCGGGCGGGGCCGAGCTGGTGCTCACCAATGCCGACAATGCCCGCGCCATCTACGGCGTCCCGATCTACGCCTTCCTGTCCGTGATGCTGGCCGTCGGTGTCGGCGTCCTGGTCCGGCAGACCGCCGCGGCCATCTCGCTCATCATCCTGTGGCCGACCGTGCTGGAGTCGCTGCTCAGCGCATTCGGCAGCTTCGGCCGCAATGTGGGAGCATTCATGCCGTTCGCGAATGCCGGACACTTCTACTCGGCGTCGGCGGACGCGGCCGGGTCGAACTGGCACTGGGGCCCGTGGGGCAGCCTGGTGTACTTCGCGGTGTTCGTCGGAATCGTGTTCGGAGCCGCACTGTTGGTGGTGAACAAGCGCGACGCATAG
- a CDS encoding adenylate/guanylate cyclase domain-containing protein, whose protein sequence is MVTAANQRGDLIGLVRKARENLPGDPAFGDPLSVSGPGGARAVARAADKFVGDSPSAARELGLGALQVWQAMLERVGRGRGTQDVTIMFTDLVAFSSWSLAAGDERTLELLRRVAKAIEPPIADRGGQVIKRMGDGLMAVFPSADRAVRAAVAAKENLTAVNIDGYRPQMRMGLHTGTPREIGGDWLGVDVTIAARVMEAGGNGNTMLSNATLDALGPETLEELGFGVKPYRRSFFAAPLSGVPEDLRIFRLEAE, encoded by the coding sequence CTGGTCACCGCCGCCAATCAGCGCGGCGATCTCATCGGCCTGGTCCGCAAGGCCCGCGAAAACCTCCCCGGTGATCCGGCATTCGGTGATCCGCTCTCGGTCTCCGGCCCGGGTGGCGCCCGTGCCGTGGCGCGGGCCGCCGATAAGTTCGTCGGCGATTCTCCCAGTGCCGCACGAGAATTGGGGCTGGGTGCGCTGCAGGTCTGGCAGGCCATGCTGGAGCGGGTCGGCAGGGGCCGCGGCACCCAGGACGTGACCATTATGTTCACCGATCTGGTGGCCTTCTCCAGTTGGTCGCTGGCGGCCGGTGACGAGCGAACCCTGGAACTACTGCGCCGGGTGGCCAAGGCCATCGAGCCGCCGATCGCCGATCGTGGCGGTCAGGTCATCAAGCGCATGGGTGACGGTCTGATGGCGGTGTTCCCGTCCGCGGATCGCGCGGTGCGCGCCGCGGTGGCGGCCAAGGAGAATCTGACCGCCGTGAATATCGACGGGTATCGCCCGCAGATGCGCATGGGCCTGCACACCGGTACCCCGCGGGAGATCGGCGGGGACTGGTTGGGTGTCGATGTCACGATCGCCGCGCGGGTGATGGAGGCGGGCGGTAACGGCAACACCATGCTGTCCAATGCCACCCTGGACGCGCTCGGGCCCGAGACCCTGGAGGAGCTCGGTTTCGGTGTCAAGCCCTACCGGCGCAGTTTCTTCGCGGCCCCGCTCAGTGGTGTGCCTGAGGATCTGCGCATCTTCCGCCTCGAGGCCGAGTAG
- a CDS encoding acyclic terpene utilization AtuA family protein, producing MSQLGEDPELLRIGNCSGFYGDRMSAMREMLEGGQLDVLTGDYLAELTMLILGRDRMKDANLGYAKTFVRQLESNLGLALEKGVKIVVNAGGLNPAGLAQRVGEVAEKLGLAPKIAYVAGDDLLPRAAELGLGAPLTANAYLGAWGIAAGLNAGADIVVTGRVTDAALVVGPAAAHFGWGRTDYDALAGAVVAGHVIECGTQATGGNFAFFTEIADLNRPGFPIAELRRDGSSVITKHAGTGGAVTVDTVEAQLMYEIQSARYAGPDVTTRLDSIALSQEGPDRVLISGVEGEAPPPRTKVSLNTIGGFRNEMEFIVTGLDIEAKAELAQRQLESWLPVRPAEMDWTLARLDRPDAETEEQASALLRCVVRDPDPNKVGRGFSSVAVELALASYAGFSLTAPPGNGGPYGVFKPGYVDAKEVPHIAVLPDGSTVDIAPAGETLELAEVPEPALPQPLPPGETKRVPLGAIALARSGDKGGNANIGVWVRTDEQWRWLVHALTVDELRLLLPETAKLPITRHVLPNLRAINFIVEGLLGEGVAYQARFDPQAKGLGEWLRARHIEIPVELLP from the coding sequence ATGAGTCAGCTCGGCGAGGATCCGGAACTTCTCCGGATCGGCAACTGCTCCGGCTTCTACGGGGACCGGATGAGCGCCATGCGCGAGATGCTCGAGGGCGGGCAGCTCGATGTGCTCACCGGCGACTATCTGGCCGAACTCACCATGCTGATCCTGGGCCGGGATCGCATGAAGGACGCGAATCTCGGTTACGCCAAAACCTTTGTGCGACAGCTGGAGAGCAATCTCGGACTGGCCCTGGAAAAGGGCGTCAAGATTGTCGTGAACGCGGGCGGGCTCAATCCCGCCGGACTGGCACAGCGGGTCGGCGAGGTCGCCGAAAAGCTCGGTCTCGCACCGAAGATCGCGTATGTGGCCGGTGACGATCTGCTGCCGCGCGCGGCCGAACTCGGACTCGGCGCGCCGCTCACCGCCAATGCCTACCTGGGTGCGTGGGGTATCGCCGCAGGCTTGAACGCGGGCGCGGATATCGTGGTGACCGGGCGTGTCACCGACGCCGCCCTGGTGGTCGGCCCGGCCGCCGCCCACTTCGGCTGGGGCCGAACCGATTACGACGCGCTGGCGGGCGCGGTGGTGGCGGGGCATGTCATCGAATGCGGCACCCAGGCCACCGGCGGCAATTTCGCCTTCTTCACCGAGATCGCCGATCTGAACCGGCCCGGCTTCCCGATCGCGGAGCTGCGCCGGGACGGCAGCAGCGTGATCACCAAGCATGCCGGAACCGGCGGCGCGGTCACCGTGGATACGGTCGAGGCGCAGCTCATGTATGAGATCCAGAGCGCGCGCTACGCCGGACCGGATGTGACGACGCGGCTGGACAGCATCGCGCTCAGCCAGGAGGGGCCGGATCGAGTGCTTATCAGCGGCGTCGAGGGCGAAGCGCCCCCGCCGCGCACCAAGGTCTCGCTGAACACCATCGGCGGCTTCCGCAATGAGATGGAGTTCATTGTCACCGGCCTGGATATCGAGGCCAAAGCCGAACTGGCGCAACGACAACTGGAATCCTGGCTGCCGGTGCGGCCTGCGGAGATGGACTGGACCCTGGCCCGGCTGGACCGCCCGGACGCCGAGACCGAGGAGCAGGCCAGCGCGCTGCTGCGCTGCGTGGTGCGCGATCCGGACCCGAATAAGGTGGGTCGCGGATTCTCCAGTGTGGCAGTGGAATTGGCGCTCGCCAGCTACGCGGGCTTCTCGCTGACCGCGCCGCCCGGAAACGGCGGTCCGTACGGGGTGTTCAAGCCCGGCTATGTGGATGCGAAGGAGGTTCCGCATATCGCCGTGCTGCCCGATGGCAGCACGGTGGACATCGCCCCGGCGGGGGAGACTCTCGAGCTCGCCGAGGTTCCCGAACCCGCACTGCCACAACCGCTTCCGCCAGGTGAGACCAAGCGCGTCCCGCTCGGCGCCATCGCCTTGGCGCGCAGCGGTGACAAGGGCGGAAATGCCAATATCGGCGTCTGGGTGCGCACCGATGAGCAGTGGCGCTGGCTGGTGCACGCGCTCACCGTGGACGAGCTGCGCCTGCTGCTGCCCGAGACCGCGAAACTGCCGATCACCAGGCATGTGCTGCCGAATCTGCGCGCGATCAACTTCATTGTCGAGGGTCTGCTCGGGGAGGGCGTGGCCTATCAGGCGCGCTTCGATCCGCAGGCCAAGGGGCTCGGGGAATGGCTTCGGGCTCGGCACATCGAAATTCCTGTGGAGCTGCTGCCATGA
- a CDS encoding acyl-CoA dehydrogenase family protein — MNPWETPERRELRAAVRGFTEREVLPYLNDWEREGEIPRELHKKAGALGLLGIQFPESGGGSDGDAIDAAIVCEEMHYAGGSGGLFASLFTCGIAVPHIIASGNADHIERFAKPTLAGEKIGSLAITEPGGGSDVGHLRTTAVRDGDEFIVNGSKTYITSGVRADYVVTAVRTGGSGAAGVSLLIVEKGTPGFTVSRKLEKMGWLASDTAELSYVDVRVPVSNLVGPENSGFAQIANAFVSERVGLAVQAYAQAQRCLDLTLQWTRDRETFGRPLISRQSVQNTLSEMARRIDVARVYTRQIAERSSHGETDLIAEVCFAKNTAVETAEWVAHQAVQLFGGLGYMRESEVERQYRDVRILGIGGGTNEILTALAAKRLGFQS; from the coding sequence GTGAACCCCTGGGAGACGCCGGAGCGTCGCGAATTGCGTGCCGCCGTGCGCGGATTCACCGAGCGTGAGGTGCTGCCGTACCTGAACGACTGGGAGCGGGAGGGTGAGATCCCGCGCGAGCTGCACAAGAAAGCCGGCGCGCTGGGCCTGCTCGGCATCCAGTTCCCGGAGTCGGGCGGCGGCTCGGACGGCGATGCCATCGACGCCGCCATCGTGTGCGAGGAAATGCATTACGCGGGTGGTTCGGGAGGTCTGTTCGCCTCGCTGTTCACCTGCGGGATCGCGGTGCCGCACATTATCGCCTCCGGCAATGCCGACCATATCGAGCGTTTCGCCAAGCCGACCCTGGCGGGCGAGAAGATCGGTTCGCTGGCCATCACCGAACCCGGCGGCGGCTCCGATGTCGGGCATCTGCGCACCACCGCGGTGCGCGATGGTGACGAGTTCATCGTCAACGGCTCCAAGACCTACATCACCTCGGGTGTGCGCGCCGACTATGTCGTGACGGCCGTGCGCACGGGAGGCAGTGGTGCGGCGGGTGTTTCGCTGCTCATCGTGGAGAAGGGCACACCCGGATTCACCGTCAGCCGCAAGCTGGAGAAGATGGGCTGGCTGGCCTCGGATACCGCCGAACTCTCGTATGTCGATGTGCGTGTACCGGTCTCGAACCTGGTCGGTCCGGAGAACTCCGGATTCGCCCAGATCGCAAACGCTTTCGTGAGCGAGCGGGTGGGTCTGGCAGTACAGGCGTACGCCCAGGCACAGCGCTGCCTGGACCTGACACTCCAGTGGACCCGTGATCGGGAGACCTTCGGCCGCCCGCTGATCAGCCGCCAGTCCGTACAGAACACCCTGTCGGAGATGGCGCGCCGGATCGATGTGGCCCGCGTCTACACCCGGCAGATCGCCGAACGCTCCTCCCATGGCGAGACCGATCTGATCGCCGAGGTGTGCTTCGCCAAGAACACCGCCGTCGAAACCGCGGAATGGGTTGCGCACCAGGCGGTTCAGCTGTTCGGCGGGCTCGGCTACATGCGTGAGTCCGAGGTGGAGCGGCAGTACCGCGATGTGCGCATTCTCGGTATCGGCGGCGGCACCAACGAAATCCTGACCGCCCTGGCGGCAAAGCGATTGGGGTTCCAGTCTTGA